A genomic segment from Sulfitobacter mediterraneus encodes:
- the purQ gene encoding phosphoribosylformylglycinamidine synthase subunit PurQ, whose product MRAAVVVFPGSNCDRDLAVAFKAAGAEVEMVWHKDSDLPQGIDIVGIPGGFSYGDYLRCGAIAAQSPIVKSVKAHADRGGYVMGICNGFQVLTETGLLPGALLRNAGLKYICKTVGLKVETSASDYTAGYNAGDVIDIPIAHHDGNYFADDETLKRLQGEDRVAFSYTDNPNGAQADIAGILSENRRVLGMMPHPERAADAGHGGTDGVALFRALAGALQTA is encoded by the coding sequence ATGCGCGCAGCTGTTGTTGTTTTTCCCGGCTCTAATTGTGACCGTGACCTTGCCGTTGCCTTTAAGGCGGCCGGTGCAGAGGTGGAAATGGTCTGGCACAAAGACAGCGACCTGCCACAGGGCATTGATATCGTTGGTATTCCCGGTGGGTTTTCCTATGGGGACTACCTGCGCTGCGGCGCGATTGCGGCCCAGTCACCGATTGTGAAATCGGTTAAAGCCCACGCGGATCGGGGCGGTTACGTCATGGGCATTTGCAACGGTTTCCAGGTGCTGACGGAAACCGGCTTGCTGCCGGGGGCGCTTTTGCGCAATGCGGGGCTGAAATACATCTGCAAAACAGTAGGGCTAAAGGTGGAAACCTCGGCCAGCGATTACACCGCCGGATACAACGCAGGGGATGTGATCGACATTCCGATTGCCCACCACGATGGCAATTACTTTGCTGACGACGAGACTCTCAAGCGCCTGCAGGGCGAGGACCGCGTGGCGTTTTCCTATACCGACAACCCCAATGGTGCACAGGCCGATATCGCCGGCATTCTGTCGGAAAACCGCCGCGTTCTGGGGATGATGCCGCATCCGGAGCGGGCGGCAGATGCGGGGCATGGCGGCACCGATGGTGTGGCGCTATTCCGCGCATTGGCAGGTGCGCTGCAGACCGCCTGA
- a CDS encoding zinc-binding dehydrogenase codes for MRAARLTAWRAPLEIADLPMPDAPDGGVVLRVLACGVCRSDWHVWTGADPDVSLPHVPGHEYCGEVIAVGAGVTRWRIGDRVIAPFILACGSCPDCAQGHQTICAQQALPGFTHAGAFAEAIAVPFADANLTALPEALDPALAAALGCRVTTAWHALTGRAAVQAGEWVAVFGTGGVGLSAALLARGLGARVIAVDVAQGKLDHAKALGADAVVNAAQCDPAEAIRELTGGGADVAIEALGVVQTTVPALKCLRKLGRMVQVGMPAGDHTTMPIPMDAVYSGQLAVFGTRGMPSWRYPPLIDFIMSGRVDLTPLVARRIGLSQATEELAVFDGPAPPGVAVITDFAG; via the coding sequence ATGCGGGCCGCCCGGCTTACAGCCTGGCGGGCACCATTGGAGATTGCCGATCTGCCGATGCCGGATGCACCAGATGGCGGTGTGGTGTTGCGGGTTCTGGCCTGCGGTGTTTGCCGGTCTGACTGGCACGTATGGACCGGCGCGGACCCGGATGTTTCGCTGCCGCATGTGCCCGGCCACGAATATTGCGGCGAGGTCATCGCCGTGGGCGCAGGTGTGACTCGCTGGCGCATCGGCGACCGGGTGATTGCCCCCTTTATTCTGGCTTGCGGGTCATGTCCTGACTGTGCGCAGGGCCATCAGACGATTTGCGCGCAGCAGGCTTTGCCGGGGTTCACCCATGCCGGTGCGTTTGCCGAAGCGATCGCGGTGCCTTTTGCCGATGCCAATCTGACGGCCTTGCCCGAAGCCCTTGATCCGGCTTTGGCGGCAGCGCTGGGGTGCCGGGTGACAACGGCCTGGCATGCGCTCACGGGGCGTGCGGCGGTGCAGGCCGGTGAATGGGTGGCGGTCTTTGGCACAGGCGGCGTTGGCCTGTCAGCGGCGCTTTTGGCGCGGGGGCTGGGCGCGCGGGTGATTGCGGTTGATGTGGCCCAGGGAAAGCTGGACCATGCCAAGGCCTTGGGCGCAGATGCTGTTGTAAACGCCGCGCAATGCGATCCGGCAGAGGCAATCCGCGAGTTGACAGGTGGCGGCGCAGATGTGGCCATAGAGGCGCTTGGCGTGGTGCAGACAACGGTTCCGGCACTGAAATGCCTGCGCAAACTGGGGCGGATGGTGCAGGTGGGGATGCCTGCAGGCGATCACACCACAATGCCAATCCCGATGGATGCTGTTTATAGCGGTCAACTGGCCGTGTTCGGCACACGTGGCATGCCAAGCTGGCGCTATCCGCCGCTGATCGATTTTATCATGTCTGGCCGTGTGGACTTGACGCCGCTGGTCGCGCGGCGCATTGGACTGAGCCAAGCGACCGAGGAATTGGCCGTATTTGACGGCCCCGCACCGCCCGGCGTGGCGGTGATCACTGATTTCGCAGGTTAA
- the purS gene encoding phosphoribosylformylglycinamidine synthase subunit PurS — protein sequence MKARVHVMLKNGVLDPQGEAVRHALGALGFDGVNGVRQGKVIELDLAEGTSEADVTQMCEKLLANTVIESYSVEIG from the coding sequence ATGAAAGCACGGGTTCATGTGATGTTGAAGAACGGGGTTCTGGACCCCCAGGGCGAGGCCGTGCGCCATGCACTGGGTGCGCTTGGGTTTGATGGCGTGAATGGCGTGCGTCAGGGCAAGGTGATTGAGCTGGATCTCGCAGAGGGCACCTCCGAGGCGGATGTGACTCAGATGTGTGAAAAACTGCTCGCCAATACGGTGATCGAATCCTATTCGGTGGAGATCGGCTGA